One window of Phoenix dactylifera cultivar Barhee BC4 chromosome 5, palm_55x_up_171113_PBpolish2nd_filt_p, whole genome shotgun sequence genomic DNA carries:
- the LOC103697681 gene encoding lysine histidine transporter-like 8, which translates to MASEVKEVHSIPSTPRAEAHTPPLSTPPSQIQSPSIIRTPRFMRTPLASPMKKAIVSMRGYLEDVGHLTKLDHQDAWLPITESRNGNAYYSAFHTLSSGIGFQALVLPVAFTALGWTWGILCLSGAFIWQLYTLWLLVQLHESVPGTRYCRYLQLSKAAFGSKWGKILALFPTMYLSAGICSAIIIVGGGSMKLFFNDVCGSTCNSNPLTTIEWYLVFICLAVIIAQLPNLNSIAGVSLIGAATAVSYCTLIWVVSVSKGRQPGVSYDPVNKSGIDRVLDILNALGIIAFAFRGHNVVLEIQATMPSTLKHPSHVPMWRGVKSAYLIVALCLYPLAIGGFWAYGNLIPSSGILNALYEFHGKDTSRAVLGLTSLLVVINCLSSYQIYAMPVFDNMEAGYTSKKNRPCPRWLRSGFRAFFGAVSFLIAVAFPFLSDLAALTGAVALPVTLAYPCFMWIVMKKPERYSATWYINWWLGSLGMGLSVVLVIGGVWQLVKTGLTLHFFKPQ; encoded by the exons aTGGCTAGCGAGGTGAAGGAAGTGCATTCCATTCCTTCGACGCCGAGGGCGGAGGCTCACACGCCGCCGCTCTCGACGCCGCCATCTCAGATACAGTCTCCCTCCATCATACGAACGCCGAGGTTCATGCGGACGCCGCTCGCCAGTCCGATGAAGAAGGCGATTGTGAGCATGCGAGGCTACTTGGAGGACGTCGGCCACCTTACGAAGCTCGATCATCAGGATGCATGGCTACCCATCACTGAGTCGAGGAACGGGAACGCCTATTACTCGGCGTTCCACACCCTCAGCTCAGGGATCGGTTTCCAGGCACTGGTGTTGCCGGTGGCCTTCACTGCACTAGGATG GACATGGGGGATTCTTTGCTTGTCTGGAGCATTCATCTGGCAGCTATACACTCTTTGGTTACTCGTTCAACTACATGAATCAGTCCCTGGAACCCGTTATTGCCGATACCTGCAGCTCTCTAAAGCCGCCTTCG GTTCAAAGTGGGGCAAAATTCTAGCCTTATTCCCCACCATGTACCTCTCAGCTGGCATTTGCTCTGCCATAATTATCGTAGGCGGAGGCAGCATGAAGCTCTTCTTCAACGATGTTTGTGGGTCAACATGCAACTCCAATCCACTGACAACCATTGAGTGGTACCTGGTTTTCATATGCCTTGCAGTGATCATTGCGCAACTCCCCAATCTCAACTCCATTGCTGGGGTCTCTCTTATTGGTGCAGCCACAGCTGTCTCCTATTGCACACTGATATGGGTCGTGTCTGTGAGCAAGGGCCGACAACCAGGAGTCTCTTATGATCCTGTAAACAAGTCAGGCATTGATAGAGTGCTTGACATCCTCAATGCTCTTGGAATCATTGCTTTTGCCTTCAGAGGGCACAACGTTGTCTTGGAGATTCAG GCGACCATGCCATCAACTCTGAAGCATCCTTCCCATGTACCCATGTGGAGAGGCGTGAAATCAGCATACTTGATCGTAGCATTGTGCTTGTACCCCCTTGCAATTGGTGGTTTCTGGGCTTATGGGAACCTG ATACCTTCAAGTGGCATTTTGAATGCTCTGTATGAATTCCATGGCAAGGACACGTCCAGGGCAGTGCTGGGATTGACAAGTTTGCTCGTGGTCATCAATTGCCTGAGCTCCTACCAAATCTATGCTATGCCAGTCTTCGACAATATGGAGGCAGGATATACCAGCAAGAAGAACAGGCCCTGCCCTCGTTGGCTTCGGTCTGGGTTTCGAGCCTTCTTTGGAGCAGTTTCCTTTCTTATAGCAGTGGCATTCCCATTCTTATCAGATTTGGCTGCCCTGACTGGAGCGGTTGCATTGCCTGTAACCTTAGCTTATCCTTGCTTCATGTGGATTGTGATGAAAAAACCAGAGAGATATAGTGCCACGTGGTACATAAATTGGTGGTTGGGAAGCTTAGGCATGGGTCTGAGCGTGGTGTTGGTAATTGGAGGAGTATGGCAGCTAGTGAAGACAGGTCTTACCTTACATTTCTTTAAGCCTCAGTAA